A region of Equus przewalskii isolate Varuska chromosome 29, EquPr2, whole genome shotgun sequence DNA encodes the following proteins:
- the TEF gene encoding thyrotroph embryonic factor isoform X3, with protein MSDAGGGKKPPVEPQAGPGPGPGRAAGERGLPGSFPLVLKKLMENPPREARLDKEKGKEKLEEDEAAAASTMAVSASLMPPIWDKTIPYDGESFHLEYMDLDEFLLENGIPAGPTHLAQNLLLPVAELEGKESASSSTASPPSSSASVFQPSETVSSTESSLKKERETPSPIDPNCVEVDVNFNPDPADLVLSSVPGGELFNPRKHKFAEEDLKPQPMIKKAKKVFVPDEQKDEKYWTRRKKNNVAAKRSRDARRLKENQITIRAAFLEKENTALRTEVAELRKEVGKCKTIVSKYETKYGPL; from the exons ATGTCCGACGCGGGCGGCGGAAAGAAGCCGCCTGTGGAGCCGCAGGcggggccaggcccagggccgGGGCGCgcagctggggagaggggcctgcCGGGCTCCTTCCCTCTGGTCCTGAAGAAGCTGATGGAGAACCCCCCACGCGAGGCGCGCCTCG ATaaggaaaaggggaaggaaaaaCTGGAGGAAGACGAGGCCGCAGCAGCCAGCACCATGGCCGTCTCAGCCTCCCTCATGCCGCCCATCTGGGACAAGACCATCCCCTATGACGGCGAGTCTTTCCACCTGGAGTACATGGACCTGGATGAGTTCCTGCTGGAGAATGGCATCCCCGCCGGCCCCACCCACCTGGCCCAGAACCTGCTGTTGCCTGTGGCCGAGCTGGAAGGGAAGGAGTCAGCCAGCTCTTCCACAGCGTCCCCACCATCCTCCTCTGCCTCCGTCTTTCAGCCCTCTGAAACTGTGTCCAGCACAG AATCCTCCCTGAAGAAGGAGCGGGAGACGCCCAGTCCCATCGACCCCAACTGCGTGGAGGTGGATGTGAACTTCAATCCTGACCCTGCCGACCTGGTCCTCTCCAGCGTGCCAGGTGGGGAGCTCTTCAACCCTCGGAAGCACAAGTTTGCAGAGGAGGACCTGAAGCCCCAGCCCATGATCAAAAAGGCCAAGAAGGTCTTTGTCCCCGATGAGCAAAAG GACGAAAAGTACTGGACAAGACGCAAGAAGAACAATGTGGCAGCCAAACGGTCCCGAGATGCCCGGCGCCTGAAGGAGAACCAGATCACCATCAGGGCGgccttcctggagaaggagaacACGGCCCTGCGGACGGAGGTAGCCGAGCTACGCAAGGAGGTGGGCAAGTGCAAGACCATCGTGTCCAAGTATGAGACCAAGTACGGGCCCTTGTAA
- the TEF gene encoding thyrotroph embryonic factor isoform X9 — translation MLAQGRSSSHTQKKGITGGDRTGEHKTSWPEASAFPKISLRHQEGSETPFPPCSLPPAVANATAHSQLTLGPLRPQSLTLAFWEAQAWARACCHLYRRPVAWFKHQVITRTELALEMHRMDQDSERDKEKGKEKLEEDEAAAASTMAVSASLMPPIWDKTIPYDGESFHLEYMDLDEFLLENGIPAGPTHLAQNLLLPVAELEGKESASSSTASPPSSSASVFQPSETVSSTESSLKKERETPSPIDPNCVEVDVNFNPDPADLVLSSVPGGELFNPRKHKFAEEDLKPQPMIKKAKKVFVPDEQKDEKYWTRRKKNNVAAKRSRDARRLKENQITIRAAFLEKENTALRTEVAELRKEVGKCKTIVSKYETKYGPL, via the exons atgttagctcagggccggtcttcctcacacacacaaaaaaagggcATAACTGGAGGGGACAGGACGGGAGAACATAAAACTTCTTGGCCTGAGGCATCAGCCTTTCCTAAGATATCGCTAAGACACCAGGAAGGGTCAGAAACTCCATTTCCTCCTTGTAGCCTCCCTCCTGCAGTTGCTAACGCCACAGCCCATTCTCAATTAACCCTGGGACCACTCAGGCCTCAGAGCTTGACGCTAGCATTCTGGGAAGCCCAGGCATGGGCAAGGGCGTGCTGCCATCTCTACAGGAGGCCAGTGGCCTGGTTCAAGCACCAGGTTATAACAAGAACAGAGTTGGCTCTTGAAATGCATAGGATGGATCAGGACTCTGAGAGAG ATaaggaaaaggggaaggaaaaaCTGGAGGAAGACGAGGCCGCAGCAGCCAGCACCATGGCCGTCTCAGCCTCCCTCATGCCGCCCATCTGGGACAAGACCATCCCCTATGACGGCGAGTCTTTCCACCTGGAGTACATGGACCTGGATGAGTTCCTGCTGGAGAATGGCATCCCCGCCGGCCCCACCCACCTGGCCCAGAACCTGCTGTTGCCTGTGGCCGAGCTGGAAGGGAAGGAGTCAGCCAGCTCTTCCACAGCGTCCCCACCATCCTCCTCTGCCTCCGTCTTTCAGCCCTCTGAAACTGTGTCCAGCACAG AATCCTCCCTGAAGAAGGAGCGGGAGACGCCCAGTCCCATCGACCCCAACTGCGTGGAGGTGGATGTGAACTTCAATCCTGACCCTGCCGACCTGGTCCTCTCCAGCGTGCCAGGTGGGGAGCTCTTCAACCCTCGGAAGCACAAGTTTGCAGAGGAGGACCTGAAGCCCCAGCCCATGATCAAAAAGGCCAAGAAGGTCTTTGTCCCCGATGAGCAAAAG GACGAAAAGTACTGGACAAGACGCAAGAAGAACAATGTGGCAGCCAAACGGTCCCGAGATGCCCGGCGCCTGAAGGAGAACCAGATCACCATCAGGGCGgccttcctggagaaggagaacACGGCCCTGCGGACGGAGGTAGCCGAGCTACGCAAGGAGGTGGGCAAGTGCAAGACCATCGTGTCCAAGTATGAGACCAAGTACGGGCCCTTGTAA
- the TEF gene encoding thyrotroph embryonic factor isoform X5: MTQTPAGANQILCVQIRKRGRKNWRKTRPQQPAPWPSQPPSCRPSGTRPSPMTASLSTWSTWTWMSSCWRMASPPAPPTWPRTCCCLWPSWKGRSQPALPQRPHHPPLPPSFSPLKLCPAQVGDRPLGRATCPIQGSPLPTEGCLCPHTPESSLKKERETPSPIDPNCVEVDVNFNPDPADLVLSSVPGGELFNPRKHKFAEEDLKPQPMIKKAKKVFVPDEQKDEKYWTRRKKNNVAAKRSRDARRLKENQITIRAAFLEKENTALRTEVAELRKEVGKCKTIVSKYETKYGPL, encoded by the exons ATGACACAGACTCCAGCAGGCGCCAATCAG ATTTTGTGTGTGCAGATaaggaaaaggggaaggaaaaaCTGGAGGAAGACGAGGCCGCAGCAGCCAGCACCATGGCCGTCTCAGCCTCCCTCATGCCGCCCATCTGGGACAAGACCATCCCCTATGACGGCGAGTCTTTCCACCTGGAGTACATGGACCTGGATGAGTTCCTGCTGGAGAATGGCATCCCCGCCGGCCCCACCCACCTGGCCCAGAACCTGCTGTTGCCTGTGGCCGAGCTGGAAGGGAAGGAGTCAGCCAGCTCTTCCACAGCGTCCCCACCATCCTCCTCTGCCTCCGTCTTTCAGCCCTCTGAAACTGTGTCCAGCACAGGTTGGTGACAGGCCTTTGGGCAGGGCCACCTGTCCCATCCAGGGAAGTCCACTTCCCACTGAGGGCTGCTTGTGTCCACACACACCCG AATCCTCCCTGAAGAAGGAGCGGGAGACGCCCAGTCCCATCGACCCCAACTGCGTGGAGGTGGATGTGAACTTCAATCCTGACCCTGCCGACCTGGTCCTCTCCAGCGTGCCAGGTGGGGAGCTCTTCAACCCTCGGAAGCACAAGTTTGCAGAGGAGGACCTGAAGCCCCAGCCCATGATCAAAAAGGCCAAGAAGGTCTTTGTCCCCGATGAGCAAAAG GACGAAAAGTACTGGACAAGACGCAAGAAGAACAATGTGGCAGCCAAACGGTCCCGAGATGCCCGGCGCCTGAAGGAGAACCAGATCACCATCAGGGCGgccttcctggagaaggagaacACGGCCCTGCGGACGGAGGTAGCCGAGCTACGCAAGGAGGTGGGCAAGTGCAAGACCATCGTGTCCAAGTATGAGACCAAGTACGGGCCCTTGTAA
- the TEF gene encoding thyrotroph embryonic factor isoform X4 encodes MRGKGERLRWSGRRAGAMKREAKAKPPVEGKGPPPRRAYDTDSSRRQSDKEKGKEKLEEDEAAAASTMAVSASLMPPIWDKTIPYDGESFHLEYMDLDEFLLENGIPAGPTHLAQNLLLPVAELEGKESASSSTASPPSSSASVFQPSETVSSTESSLKKERETPSPIDPNCVEVDVNFNPDPADLVLSSVPGGELFNPRKHKFAEEDLKPQPMIKKAKKVFVPDEQKDEKYWTRRKKNNVAAKRSRDARRLKENQITIRAAFLEKENTALRTEVAELRKEVGKCKTIVSKYETKYGPL; translated from the exons atgagagggaaaggagagcgGTTACGGTGGTCTGGGAGGAGGGCGGGTGCTATGAAGAGGGAAGCGAAGGCGAAACCACCGGTAGAGGGGAAGGGGCCGCCGCCGAGGAGGGCCTATGACACAGACTCCAGCAGGCGCCAATCAG ATaaggaaaaggggaaggaaaaaCTGGAGGAAGACGAGGCCGCAGCAGCCAGCACCATGGCCGTCTCAGCCTCCCTCATGCCGCCCATCTGGGACAAGACCATCCCCTATGACGGCGAGTCTTTCCACCTGGAGTACATGGACCTGGATGAGTTCCTGCTGGAGAATGGCATCCCCGCCGGCCCCACCCACCTGGCCCAGAACCTGCTGTTGCCTGTGGCCGAGCTGGAAGGGAAGGAGTCAGCCAGCTCTTCCACAGCGTCCCCACCATCCTCCTCTGCCTCCGTCTTTCAGCCCTCTGAAACTGTGTCCAGCACAG AATCCTCCCTGAAGAAGGAGCGGGAGACGCCCAGTCCCATCGACCCCAACTGCGTGGAGGTGGATGTGAACTTCAATCCTGACCCTGCCGACCTGGTCCTCTCCAGCGTGCCAGGTGGGGAGCTCTTCAACCCTCGGAAGCACAAGTTTGCAGAGGAGGACCTGAAGCCCCAGCCCATGATCAAAAAGGCCAAGAAGGTCTTTGTCCCCGATGAGCAAAAG GACGAAAAGTACTGGACAAGACGCAAGAAGAACAATGTGGCAGCCAAACGGTCCCGAGATGCCCGGCGCCTGAAGGAGAACCAGATCACCATCAGGGCGgccttcctggagaaggagaacACGGCCCTGCGGACGGAGGTAGCCGAGCTACGCAAGGAGGTGGGCAAGTGCAAGACCATCGTGTCCAAGTATGAGACCAAGTACGGGCCCTTGTAA
- the TEF gene encoding thyrotroph embryonic factor isoform X1 has translation MSDAGGGKKPPVEPQAGPGPGPGRAAGERGLPGSFPLVLKKLMENPPREARLDFVCADKEKGKEKLEEDEAAAASTMAVSASLMPPIWDKTIPYDGESFHLEYMDLDEFLLENGIPAGPTHLAQNLLLPVAELEGKESASSSTASPPSSSASVFQPSETVSSTESSLKKERETPSPIDPNCVEVDVNFNPDPADLVLSSVPGGELFNPRKHKFAEEDLKPQPMIKKAKKVFVPDEQKDEKYWTRRKKNNVAAKRSRDARRLKENQITIRAAFLEKENTALRTEVAELRKEVGKCKTIVSKYETKYGPL, from the exons ATGTCCGACGCGGGCGGCGGAAAGAAGCCGCCTGTGGAGCCGCAGGcggggccaggcccagggccgGGGCGCgcagctggggagaggggcctgcCGGGCTCCTTCCCTCTGGTCCTGAAGAAGCTGATGGAGAACCCCCCACGCGAGGCGCGCCTCG ATTTTGTGTGTGCAGATaaggaaaaggggaaggaaaaaCTGGAGGAAGACGAGGCCGCAGCAGCCAGCACCATGGCCGTCTCAGCCTCCCTCATGCCGCCCATCTGGGACAAGACCATCCCCTATGACGGCGAGTCTTTCCACCTGGAGTACATGGACCTGGATGAGTTCCTGCTGGAGAATGGCATCCCCGCCGGCCCCACCCACCTGGCCCAGAACCTGCTGTTGCCTGTGGCCGAGCTGGAAGGGAAGGAGTCAGCCAGCTCTTCCACAGCGTCCCCACCATCCTCCTCTGCCTCCGTCTTTCAGCCCTCTGAAACTGTGTCCAGCACAG AATCCTCCCTGAAGAAGGAGCGGGAGACGCCCAGTCCCATCGACCCCAACTGCGTGGAGGTGGATGTGAACTTCAATCCTGACCCTGCCGACCTGGTCCTCTCCAGCGTGCCAGGTGGGGAGCTCTTCAACCCTCGGAAGCACAAGTTTGCAGAGGAGGACCTGAAGCCCCAGCCCATGATCAAAAAGGCCAAGAAGGTCTTTGTCCCCGATGAGCAAAAG GACGAAAAGTACTGGACAAGACGCAAGAAGAACAATGTGGCAGCCAAACGGTCCCGAGATGCCCGGCGCCTGAAGGAGAACCAGATCACCATCAGGGCGgccttcctggagaaggagaacACGGCCCTGCGGACGGAGGTAGCCGAGCTACGCAAGGAGGTGGGCAAGTGCAAGACCATCGTGTCCAAGTATGAGACCAAGTACGGGCCCTTGTAA
- the TEF gene encoding thyrotroph embryonic factor isoform X10, with translation MTASLSTWSTWTWMSSCWRMASPPAPPTWPRTCCCLWPSWKGRSQPALPQRPHHPPLPPSFSPLKLCPAQVGDRPLGRATCPIQGSPLPTEGCLCPHTPESSLKKERETPSPIDPNCVEVDVNFNPDPADLVLSSVPGGELFNPRKHKFAEEDLKPQPMIKKAKKVFVPDEQKDEKYWTRRKKNNVAAKRSRDARRLKENQITIRAAFLEKENTALRTEVAELRKEVGKCKTIVSKYETKYGPL, from the exons ATGACGGCGAGTCTTTCCACCTGGAGTACATGGACCTGGATGAGTTCCTGCTGGAGAATGGCATCCCCGCCGGCCCCACCCACCTGGCCCAGAACCTGCTGTTGCCTGTGGCCGAGCTGGAAGGGAAGGAGTCAGCCAGCTCTTCCACAGCGTCCCCACCATCCTCCTCTGCCTCCGTCTTTCAGCCCTCTGAAACTGTGTCCAGCACAGGTTGGTGACAGGCCTTTGGGCAGGGCCACCTGTCCCATCCAGGGAAGTCCACTTCCCACTGAGGGCTGCTTGTGTCCACACACACCCG AATCCTCCCTGAAGAAGGAGCGGGAGACGCCCAGTCCCATCGACCCCAACTGCGTGGAGGTGGATGTGAACTTCAATCCTGACCCTGCCGACCTGGTCCTCTCCAGCGTGCCAGGTGGGGAGCTCTTCAACCCTCGGAAGCACAAGTTTGCAGAGGAGGACCTGAAGCCCCAGCCCATGATCAAAAAGGCCAAGAAGGTCTTTGTCCCCGATGAGCAAAAG GACGAAAAGTACTGGACAAGACGCAAGAAGAACAATGTGGCAGCCAAACGGTCCCGAGATGCCCGGCGCCTGAAGGAGAACCAGATCACCATCAGGGCGgccttcctggagaaggagaacACGGCCCTGCGGACGGAGGTAGCCGAGCTACGCAAGGAGGTGGGCAAGTGCAAGACCATCGTGTCCAAGTATGAGACCAAGTACGGGCCCTTGTAA
- the TEF gene encoding thyrotroph embryonic factor isoform X7 → MTQTPAGANQIRKRGRKNWRKTRPQQPAPWPSQPPSCRPSGTRPSPMTASLSTWSTWTWMSSCWRMASPPAPPTWPRTCCCLWPSWKGRSQPALPQRPHHPPLPPSFSPLKLCPAQVGDRPLGRATCPIQGSPLPTEGCLCPHTPESSLKKERETPSPIDPNCVEVDVNFNPDPADLVLSSVPGGELFNPRKHKFAEEDLKPQPMIKKAKKVFVPDEQKDEKYWTRRKKNNVAAKRSRDARRLKENQITIRAAFLEKENTALRTEVAELRKEVGKCKTIVSKYETKYGPL, encoded by the exons ATGACACAGACTCCAGCAGGCGCCAATCAG ATaaggaaaaggggaaggaaaaaCTGGAGGAAGACGAGGCCGCAGCAGCCAGCACCATGGCCGTCTCAGCCTCCCTCATGCCGCCCATCTGGGACAAGACCATCCCCTATGACGGCGAGTCTTTCCACCTGGAGTACATGGACCTGGATGAGTTCCTGCTGGAGAATGGCATCCCCGCCGGCCCCACCCACCTGGCCCAGAACCTGCTGTTGCCTGTGGCCGAGCTGGAAGGGAAGGAGTCAGCCAGCTCTTCCACAGCGTCCCCACCATCCTCCTCTGCCTCCGTCTTTCAGCCCTCTGAAACTGTGTCCAGCACAGGTTGGTGACAGGCCTTTGGGCAGGGCCACCTGTCCCATCCAGGGAAGTCCACTTCCCACTGAGGGCTGCTTGTGTCCACACACACCCG AATCCTCCCTGAAGAAGGAGCGGGAGACGCCCAGTCCCATCGACCCCAACTGCGTGGAGGTGGATGTGAACTTCAATCCTGACCCTGCCGACCTGGTCCTCTCCAGCGTGCCAGGTGGGGAGCTCTTCAACCCTCGGAAGCACAAGTTTGCAGAGGAGGACCTGAAGCCCCAGCCCATGATCAAAAAGGCCAAGAAGGTCTTTGTCCCCGATGAGCAAAAG GACGAAAAGTACTGGACAAGACGCAAGAAGAACAATGTGGCAGCCAAACGGTCCCGAGATGCCCGGCGCCTGAAGGAGAACCAGATCACCATCAGGGCGgccttcctggagaaggagaacACGGCCCTGCGGACGGAGGTAGCCGAGCTACGCAAGGAGGTGGGCAAGTGCAAGACCATCGTGTCCAAGTATGAGACCAAGTACGGGCCCTTGTAA
- the TEF gene encoding thyrotroph embryonic factor isoform X2 yields MRGKGERLRWSGRRAGAMKREAKAKPPVEGKGPPPRRAYDTDSSRRQSDFVCADKEKGKEKLEEDEAAAASTMAVSASLMPPIWDKTIPYDGESFHLEYMDLDEFLLENGIPAGPTHLAQNLLLPVAELEGKESASSSTASPPSSSASVFQPSETVSSTESSLKKERETPSPIDPNCVEVDVNFNPDPADLVLSSVPGGELFNPRKHKFAEEDLKPQPMIKKAKKVFVPDEQKDEKYWTRRKKNNVAAKRSRDARRLKENQITIRAAFLEKENTALRTEVAELRKEVGKCKTIVSKYETKYGPL; encoded by the exons atgagagggaaaggagagcgGTTACGGTGGTCTGGGAGGAGGGCGGGTGCTATGAAGAGGGAAGCGAAGGCGAAACCACCGGTAGAGGGGAAGGGGCCGCCGCCGAGGAGGGCCTATGACACAGACTCCAGCAGGCGCCAATCAG ATTTTGTGTGTGCAGATaaggaaaaggggaaggaaaaaCTGGAGGAAGACGAGGCCGCAGCAGCCAGCACCATGGCCGTCTCAGCCTCCCTCATGCCGCCCATCTGGGACAAGACCATCCCCTATGACGGCGAGTCTTTCCACCTGGAGTACATGGACCTGGATGAGTTCCTGCTGGAGAATGGCATCCCCGCCGGCCCCACCCACCTGGCCCAGAACCTGCTGTTGCCTGTGGCCGAGCTGGAAGGGAAGGAGTCAGCCAGCTCTTCCACAGCGTCCCCACCATCCTCCTCTGCCTCCGTCTTTCAGCCCTCTGAAACTGTGTCCAGCACAG AATCCTCCCTGAAGAAGGAGCGGGAGACGCCCAGTCCCATCGACCCCAACTGCGTGGAGGTGGATGTGAACTTCAATCCTGACCCTGCCGACCTGGTCCTCTCCAGCGTGCCAGGTGGGGAGCTCTTCAACCCTCGGAAGCACAAGTTTGCAGAGGAGGACCTGAAGCCCCAGCCCATGATCAAAAAGGCCAAGAAGGTCTTTGTCCCCGATGAGCAAAAG GACGAAAAGTACTGGACAAGACGCAAGAAGAACAATGTGGCAGCCAAACGGTCCCGAGATGCCCGGCGCCTGAAGGAGAACCAGATCACCATCAGGGCGgccttcctggagaaggagaacACGGCCCTGCGGACGGAGGTAGCCGAGCTACGCAAGGAGGTGGGCAAGTGCAAGACCATCGTGTCCAAGTATGAGACCAAGTACGGGCCCTTGTAA